CATTATTTACCTGAATGATATCAATGAGGATAACGGTCCTTTTCAATATATTCCGCTGTCTTTAACTCCAGAAGTCACTCGTGCTCTTAGATATAAGCATGGCTATATTAAAGACAAAACCATGCGACGGGTCATCTCGCCGTCAAATTACAGATCTTGCACTGGCTCGGCTGGAACAGTTGTTTTTGCTGGCACTGCAAGCGTTTTTCATCGCGGAAAGATACCTGTTGCTTCAGATAGATTGGCTGTATTTTACGACTATACTTCCAGGCAACCAAAGTTCCCATTTTATTGCAAGTCTTCCCTACCAGAGGAAGATTTGGTTCTCCTTTCTAAAAGGTTTTCCGAACAACAGAAGCAGTGCGTTTTTTGGCGACAGTAGTTTTTTTGGTATTACTTAAGATAAAACAGCAATCCAATACCTACGATCGCGATCGCAGCACCTGCAATTGCTCTCAAACTCACTCTCTCTCCCATCCAAATGGAGAGAGGAATCACAAATAGCGGGCTAGTCTGCATCAGAGTCGTAGCAATTCCGGCGGCTGTAAATTTCACAGCAGTCTGTTGCAACCAAATTCCTAAAAAAGTACCGCAGAAGGAAGCAAAGATAGCTGCCATCACAACTTGCCTTGAGTGTAATGTTTTTCCCTTATGGTTACCTTGCCTATTGCGTAAGGCTATCCATCCCAAGAGAACTAACTCGGCGGCACTCAAACGCAGTAAAGCTGCCCACAATGGGTTGATATTGTGATCGATAAATGCTGCTCTTGAAAGCACCATTCCGGTAGCATTTGTGACGACTGCTAGCAAACCAAAGCCTATTCCCTTCCAAAAAGGAGATGCCCAGAAATGTACTGCAACATTCCCCGTATTCCCATGTCCCTGTGTCCCTATCCCTTCATTAGAAGTTCGTTCTGTTATCACCCAACCTACTCCCAAAATAGTTAGCAGAATTCCGCACCAAGCACCCAAATTTATGTTTTCTTGTAGAAAAATTAGAGCTAGTAAGGCTGCAATTGGTGGAGCAAGGGTTCCCATAACTAGGACGCGACGCGCCCCTAAATAATTTATGGCTGCTAAAAAGGCTGTATCTCCCAAGCTAATACCCACAATGCCGCTTGTCAGGAGTAAACACAACGGCAAGACAGAAATGTTAGGCAACCATTCTCCAGTTATCGGGATGGTAAGTAAAAGGAACGCGATCGCAATAATCCCTTTAAGCAAATTCAGTTGTAACGGCGGAATACGCTCTCCCAATCGACCATAAATCGTCGATGCTAAAGCCCACAGACACGCAGCAGACAAAGCTGCGATTTCGCCTTGAAAATCTGTCACTGGAAATGTTAAAAAAATATTAAAATTATTATTTATCACTTTTCAAGGTGGAAAATTTTATAATATTTTAAGATAAACACTCTTACAAACCTTAGCACTCAATGTACGCAACTGCTAAATTTTTTCTAGACAAACTTTAGCACTCCAAGGGCTTTAATGCTAATTTTTGATGGCATAGAGCTTAGCACTCACAAGACTTTAGTGCCAATATTCCTAGTAATTGACTAACTTCTTTCAGAAGGCAAACAATTGTTTTTGAATCAAACATTTTTACAACTCAAAACTGCATATAAAGCATTCAAAAATTTGGAGGATGAGAATGAAATACGCATTCGATATTGTAGGCGTGTCTCCAGTTTTGGATTTTTTTACTCACCAACAGCAGAGTTGGCAAAAATCCCAGGATTTAGCTTTGGAATATGTTGTCAGCCACAAATGCACACTTGATGCATTTATTAAATCCGTAGAAACCGTACCTTCAAAGTGGGGTTGGGAGAAAGATGAGGTTATTAACAGTGTAATTAATTTTTGGATGAATCATTCAGAGAGTATTGAGTACTGGAAATCACGTTTAATAGATGCAGGAAGCGATAATTTACTGGTTGCAAGAGTTGCAGACATCAAGGCTTTACAAGTGGAGTTTGACTCTCTACTACAAGATAGATAGTATTAGATCCCCGACTTCTTTGATATCGGGGATCGAGACTACTGTTAAGCATGAACCAAATGAGCAATAGCAGTAGCCAACACGTTGGGTTCAACGGGCTTAGACATATGAAGCGTGAAGCCAGTCCCAAGCGATTGTTTTCGAGCCGTGTCACCCGAAAATGCAGTGAGAGCGATCGCTGGTACTTGACCACCTCGTTCGGGTGGTAAAGATCGGATTTCCCTAATCAGAGTATAGCCATCTATACCTGGCAATCCGATATCGCTAATTAGTAAATGTGGCGGTTGTTCAATCAACGATGTCAGCGCCTCATGTGCAGACGCAACAGCACGGACAGAAGCACCATAGTTTTCTAGGAGGACAACTAAAAAATCCCGATTATCTTGCTCATAATCCACAACAAGTACGCGAACTCCGCTTAAATCCACAACATCATTATTTTGAGCAGTGTCTTGATTTGTTAAGGAAGGAGAATGTAGTAATGGGATCTTCACAGTAAAAGTAGCGCCCTTGCTATCACCAAGACTTTCCGCTTGAACTGTTCCACCATGTAGTTCAACCATGTGACGAACGATAGGAAGACCTAAGCCTAACCCACCAAACTTCCTTGAGTAACTGCTATCTTGCTGGCGAAAATAATCAAATATGTAGGGTAAAAATTCTGGTTTAATACCTTTGCCTGTATCGCTTACTTGAATTTGAGCATATGAATCAATCTTTTCTAAACGAATTGTAACGCGTCCTGTAGATGGTGTAAATTTAACAGCATTAGAAAGCAAGTTCCAAATGACTTGTCGCAAACGCTTGGGATCGCCAAACACCAGACCTACATTGCTATCGAGTACAGTGACTATCTCAATTGATTTAGCGCGAGCTGCAAGACGCACGCTTTCAATGGCAGATGCTATCGTAGTTGTCAGATCGACAGCAACAGGGTTCACAGTTAATTTACCACTCAAAATTTTAGATACACTGAGTAAGTCATTCACAAGTTGTATCTGCAAGCGAGCGTTACGTTCAATAGTTACTAAAGCTTCAGAGGATTTAACAGGATCTAGCTTGCCACTTTGTAAAAGTTTTACCCAGCCTAATATGGGATTCAGTGGTGTTCGCAGTTCGTGGGAGAGAACGGAGAGAAACTCATCTTTGATACGGTTGGCTGCTTGAGCTTGTTCCAAAAGTTTAGTCCGCTCTTCTTCCGCCCGTTTAAGTTCGGTAATATCTCTTAAAGACACAAGATATGCTGTTTTTCCAGACCACTCAATTTCCACCACACGCATTTGAGCAATTTTGTCCGAGCAAGAGTCTACTACACTGCTTCGTTTATTGCAACTACGAATATCAACTTCTGTATTGTCACCACAAACAACAGGAAAGCCAAACAATTCACCTAACAGTTCCTCCGGTTTGCGACCAAAGAGATCCAGGGCTGCAGGGTTGATAAAACGTACAATACCTTGCTTGTCAACAACTATAATCCCATCAGCATTCTTAGCAATCAGCGTTTGCAACTGTATTTCAATTCTTTGCGCTGCTGCTTCAATCTGTTGGGAATGCTCTTTTTGCTGTCTGAGTTCTACTGTCTGTTTTTGCAGTTCTTGTTCTAAATCAATTTTTTGCGATCTATTCTTTGCTGGTGGTGTTTTTTTAGCAATTACCTGTTCTATAATTTTAGGAAGTCGTGCCAATTCATCTTGTAATAAGTAGTCTGTGGCTCCTGTTTTCATACACTTTACAGCCATAGAGACGCTATTTGTGCTGTTAAAAATGATAAAGGGAACATTTAGCCCTTCTGCTTGTGCCAAAAGCAATGCCTCTAAAGCCTCCATGTCTTTCAGGCGATATTCAGCAATAATGGCGTCCCATCCTAAATGTATATGAGAAAGATAATCTACTTTTGTTGAGATACACTTATACTTATAATTCTTTGCAAAGCTTCCCTGGTTTAACAACGCCAGGATATTCTTAGTTTTTTCAGGCAAGGCCAATAGAAGCAGGATATTAAATTGAGCATCCACTTTTTTAGGTTAAGTTGGTGAGTTGTTTATTATTATGAATAAATCATAATCACTTTTTGAGTCGAGAGCATATTACCCAAAGGCTTAAGTTTGTAACTCTTTCTATAGGAACAGAAGAGCTAATGCGTAATCTCTCACGATCGCTCTTGCGGAATATTCAGATCTAATACGACTGTTGGAGTGTCTGATAAATCCCCAACAATGCGTACTTTTGGCAAAGGCAATTCTTTGATTAAAGTAGGGGTCAATAAAATCTTTTCCGCTTCAGCAACCAGGGGCTGCTCGAGCACATCAATAATAATTATCTCATGTTTATTTTTCAGATGTAACTCACACAACTGAATTAAATTGGAGATGGCTTGCTGAGACCTATGTGTATATCCGGTAATGTAAAGTTTGAGCAAATATTTATCACTCATTGGTCCCTTCAGTCATAACCTGCGTGTATTTACTTTTCTTCATCGGAATTATTATAAGTTTGAATAATGTTATTTTTATTCAGACCAACGAAGTATTTCTGTTAACCGATGGTTAGGGAGACGAAGCGTCTCTATTATGCCAATAAGTTATTTGAACTATGTCTAAATACTTATAATCAAGAACCCCGACTTCTTAAAGAAGTCGGGGTTCTGAGTCTTTCAATTCCTACAAAACAGATAGGATTGCTATAGATAGAATTAGCCACAGTTATTTGATTGAAGATGCTGCCAATCAGTTCCAACACTAAGAGATGGTAACTGCAGTCAATTTTTATAGTCGTATGTAATTTTGTTAATAGGAACTGAAAACATTAGTCTGCGAGTTTGGTAGAGGTATTTCTTCTCTCCTCCTTTAAATGCTGAATCTGCAAGGCGACTACTTCAAGTCCCTCCAAATGAGTTATGAGGGCGGTTACTTAACCTCTACCGAGAGATTCACGCAATTATACCGATCTCAGACCATTCTTTTCTCAGTATAACAGAGGTAGCTTACCGTCTTTCAAGATGGCTTACTGTATTCATAGAGGGAAATATGCCAGAGACGTTTTTATCAACTGGCTGTGATTCTAGTTTATTACAAGAAATTAGTGCGTGTCTTTGCCAAACAATTATTACTATTCAAGAACAACAGCCAGAGTTACTAGTTGAGAAGTATAGAAATGTTGCTTGGCGTAGCGATCGCACTCAATCTAGTTTAAAAGCTAAAATAACAGAAGTGTTTGCTAAATATCAAGACGAAGATACACGATTTGAGCAGTTACAAAATTTCTTAAAATCTCTGTTAATTCCTCAAGCTTTCCATTCAAAAATATTAATTTTCTAGAAAAAATTTGTCAAATAATTTTCTTGTTCAAAATAAATCTTCATCCAGTATTAACTCTATTGATGAGTTAGAGCAAGCTTTAAGAGTAATTTTGAAAAGTTTAATCAATCAATCCCAAGAAGGTTACGTTATTCAAGGGATTTTAGGAGGTGAACTACATAAACGATATGGAGAAGGAATAAACAAAATGCTTAAACGGTTACAATTTGATGGTAATTTTACACAATTCTTAGAGTTTTCTAAATCAGTTAAACTGGACAAAACTGAAAAAAATTATCGAATTACTCTAATCTAGATGCTCTAGTACTTCGCCACACTAAGTTTGCTAGGTAAAACAACATTCAAACTCATCATATGTCCCTCTTACTTTGTGCTATGAGCGTCTTTGTGGTTTTTTAATAACCTAGCAGGCGTTGATGTGGCGGACTACTAGTACTTGACTCTAAGCCAAAAAGTATTATGTAAAATTTTATGAAGAAAGGTAAATAATTGTATACAAAATAAAGTCGTCGTTATTGTTGGTGTCGCTGGTGGATTGATAAGCAATCCAAAATACATTAATCAAGTATTTAAAACTACACCATCGCATCAATTGGGATAATCTGTAAGTAAATTTTCAGTTTTTAAAAGAAATGTTAAGAATTATTACTGATTTTGACGGTCCTATTATTGATGTTTCCGAACGTTACTACCGTGTTTATGAATACTGCTTGCAGAAAATCCGACGCCCTGGACAACAAGTTCGAGAACTCTCTAAAGCAGAATTTTGGCAAATGAAGCGATCGCGTGTTCCGGAAAAGCAAATTGGTGTTATATCTGGTCTTGATGAAGCGCAAGCACAAGAATTTTCTCAACTGCGAAAGCAAACCGTCCATACCCAACCTTATTTCGAGTACGATACGTTAGCCCACGGTGCGGTTGAGACTCTCTCAAAAGTTCAAAGTGCTGGTATTGACTTGGTTGTCATGACAATGCGTAGAGAACGGGAACTGGACTATGCTTTCAAAAAATACGATTTAGGTAGATTTTTTCCAGAAACCCGTTGTTACTGCCTCAGCAACGATTACATCAAAACTCGCGACACTGATGATAAACCTTTGTTAATGGCAAGAGCTATAAGGGAACTTCCCCCTGCGATTAACACTTGGATGGTGGGAGATACGGAAGCTGATATCATTTCTGCCAAAAAGCAAGGCATTAAGGTGATAGCTGTGGAATGCGGCAT
This genomic interval from Scytonema hofmannii PCC 7110 contains the following:
- a CDS encoding DMT family transporter; the encoded protein is MTDFQGEIAALSAACLWALASTIYGRLGERIPPLQLNLLKGIIAIAFLLLTIPITGEWLPNISVLPLCLLLTSGIVGISLGDTAFLAAINYLGARRVLVMGTLAPPIAALLALIFLQENINLGAWCGILLTILGVGWVITERTSNEGIGTQGHGNTGNVAVHFWASPFWKGIGFGLLAVVTNATGMVLSRAAFIDHNINPLWAALLRLSAAELVLLGWIALRNRQGNHKGKTLHSRQVVMAAIFASFCGTFLGIWLQQTAVKFTAAGIATTLMQTSPLFVIPLSIWMGERVSLRAIAGAAIAIVGIGLLFYLK
- a CDS encoding ATP-binding protein, producing the protein MDAQFNILLLLALPEKTKNILALLNQGSFAKNYKYKCISTKVDYLSHIHLGWDAIIAEYRLKDMEALEALLLAQAEGLNVPFIIFNSTNSVSMAVKCMKTGATDYLLQDELARLPKIIEQVIAKKTPPAKNRSQKIDLEQELQKQTVELRQQKEHSQQIEAAAQRIEIQLQTLIAKNADGIIVVDKQGIVRFINPAALDLFGRKPEELLGELFGFPVVCGDNTEVDIRSCNKRSSVVDSCSDKIAQMRVVEIEWSGKTAYLVSLRDITELKRAEEERTKLLEQAQAANRIKDEFLSVLSHELRTPLNPILGWVKLLQSGKLDPVKSSEALVTIERNARLQIQLVNDLLSVSKILSGKLTVNPVAVDLTTTIASAIESVRLAARAKSIEIVTVLDSNVGLVFGDPKRLRQVIWNLLSNAVKFTPSTGRVTIRLEKIDSYAQIQVSDTGKGIKPEFLPYIFDYFRQQDSSYSRKFGGLGLGLPIVRHMVELHGGTVQAESLGDSKGATFTVKIPLLHSPSLTNQDTAQNNDVVDLSGVRVLVVDYEQDNRDFLVVLLENYGASVRAVASAHEALTSLIEQPPHLLISDIGLPGIDGYTLIREIRSLPPERGGQVPAIALTAFSGDTARKQSLGTGFTLHMSKPVEPNVLATAIAHLVHA
- a CDS encoding circadian clock KaiB family protein, producing the protein MSDKYLLKLYITGYTHRSQQAISNLIQLCELHLKNKHEIIIIDVLEQPLVAEAEKILLTPTLIKELPLPKVRIVGDLSDTPTVVLDLNIPQERS
- a CDS encoding HAD family hydrolase, with the translated sequence MLRIITDFDGPIIDVSERYYRVYEYCLQKIRRPGQQVRELSKAEFWQMKRSRVPEKQIGVISGLDEAQAQEFSQLRKQTVHTQPYFEYDTLAHGAVETLSKVQSAGIDLVVMTMRRERELDYAFKKYDLGRFFPETRCYCLSNDYIKTRDTDDKPLLMARAIRELPPAINTWMVGDTEADIISAKKQGIKVIAVECGIRDRAQQELYHPDLIVKDFSSAVNSLLEQSLQPIS